A window of the Salmo trutta chromosome 25, fSalTru1.1, whole genome shotgun sequence genome harbors these coding sequences:
- the LOC115162293 gene encoding homeobox protein OTX2-like, translating into MMSYLKQPPYTVNGLSLTTSGMDLLHPSVGYPATPRKQRRERTTFTRAQLDILEALFGKTRYPDIFMREEVALKINLPESRVQVWFKNRRAKCRQQQQQQQNGGQNKVRPAKKKSSPAREASSESGASGQFTPPSSTSVPTISTSTAPVSIWSPASISPMADPLSTSSSCMQRSYPMTYTQASGYSQGYGGSTSYFGGMDCGSYLTPMHHQLSGPGTTLSPMSTNAVTSHLSQSPASLSTQSYGASGLGFNSTADCLDYKDQAASWKLNFNADCLDYKDQTSSWKFQVL; encoded by the exons ATGATGTCGTATCTGAAGCAACCACCTTACACAGTCAACGGACTGAGCTTAACGACCTCCGGAATGGACCTTCTGCATCCATCCGTAGGCTATCCAG CGACACCCCGCAAGCAGAGACGAGAAAGGACGACTTTCACACGCGCCCAACTTGACATTTTGGAGGCACTGTTCGGCAAAACTCGCTATCCTGACATATTCATGCGCGAGGAAGTAGCACTAAAAATCAACCTCCCAGAGTCTCGTGTACAG GTTTGGTTTAAGAACCGAAGGGCAAAGTGTcgccagcagcaacagcagcagcagaacgGGGGCCAGAACAAGGTGCGACCTGCCAAAAAGAAGAGTTCTCCAGCCAGAGAAGCGAGCTCTGAGAGCGGGGCGAGTGGCCAGTTCACACCGCCCTCAAGTACTTCAGTCCCGACCATCTCAACCAGCACCGCGCCGGTATCTATCTGGAGTCCAGCCTCTATCTCTCCGATGGCtgaccctctctctacctcctcctcctgcatGCAAAGATCCTACCCAATGACCTACACACAGGCCTCGGGATACAGCCAAGGCTATGGCGGATCAACGTCATACTTCGGCGGAATGGACTGTGGTTCTTACCTTACTCCCATGCATCACCAGCTGTCTGGCCCCGGGACGACACTCAGTCCTATGAGCACCAACGCCGTCACAAGCCATCTGAGCCAGTCCCCTGCGTCCCTCTCCACTCAGAGCTACGGAGCCTCGGGGCTAGGCTTCAACTCCACGGCGGACTGCTTGGATTATAAGGACCAAGCGGCATCCTGGAAACTGAACTTCAATGCAGATTGCTTGGATTATAAAGATCAGACTTCATCTTGGAAATTCCAAGTCCTGTGA